The Euphorbia lathyris chromosome 2, ddEupLath1.1, whole genome shotgun sequence genome includes a window with the following:
- the LOC136217403 gene encoding transcription factor MYC1, producing the protein MEELIISPSSSSSLFSLSHETTLTLQQRLQIMVQNQSDWWAYAVFWQTNTDENGRIFLTWGDGHFQGTRDNSPKLANIPKRAMKEIQALAGDNHEFDVSMMDGNDLDDSEWFYVMSLTRSFSAGDGILGKALTTGSLVWLTGSQDLKFYNCDRAKEAQMHGVETLVCIPTCNGVLELGSSDLIRENWGLVQEAKSLFGSDLLSLMPKNPSPPIQLLDMNISFADIGIITGFQDGNGNQEERGKESGTRSHAAAATTTTVFKAGKSYIDSEHSDSDCPFVTAPIPKRIPKKRGRKPGLGRDTALNHVEAERQRREKLNHRFYALRAVVPNVSRMDKASLLSDAVCYINELKAKIDELESHVTQKEAKRVKVEVADNTDNQSTTTTNSVDQARPNNSGGGAGGGGGGGGISLEVEVKILGNDSMIRIQSENVNYPSARLMAALRDLEFQVHHASVSTVNDLMLQDVVVKVPDGLLTEEALKSALLRRLQ; encoded by the coding sequence ATGGAAGAACTTATCATATCtccatcatcatcttcttctttattCTCCTTGTCTCACGAAACCACACTTACTCTCCAACAAAGACTTCAAATCATGGTCCAAAACCAGTCTGACTGGTGGGCTTATGCCGTTTTCTGGCAAACTAACACCGACGAAAACGGCCGGATTTTTCTCACCTGGGGAGACGGTCATTTCCAGGGAACGAGAGATAATTCTCCGAAATTAGCCAATATTCCTAAAAGGGCCATGAAGGAAATCCAAGCTCTCGCCGGCGATAATCATGAATTTGATGTCTCCATGATGGACGGAAATGATCTCGACGATTCTGAATGGTTCTATGTTATGTCGCTCACTCGATCTTTCTCCGCCGGAGATGGAATTCTCGGGAAGGCGCTTACTACGGGCTCACTGGTGTGGTTAACCGGTAGCCAGGACCTTAAATTTTATAACTGCGATAGAGCCAAAGAAGCGCAAATGCACGGCGTTGAGACGCTTGTTTGTATACCTACATGTAACGGAGTTCTCGAATTGGGATCTTCTGATTTAATCAGAGAAAATTGGGGCCTTGTTCAAGAAGCTAAATCGCTTTTCGGTTCCGATCTTCTCTCTCTCATGCCGAAAAATCCCTCACCTCCGATTCAATTACTTGATATGAACATTTCCTTCGCCGATATCGGGATAATCACCGGTTTCCAAGACGGCAATGGAAATcaagaagaaagaggaaaagAAAGTGGAACAAGAAGCCACGCCGCCGCCGCTACTACGACTACTGTTTTTAAAGCTGGGAAATCGTATATCGATTCGGAACATTCAGATTCCGATTGTCCATTCGTTACTGCGCCGATACCGAAACGAATCCCGAAGAAAAGAGGGAGAAAACCGGGGCTCGGCCGTGACACGGCGCTGAACCACGTAGAGGCGGAGCGGCAACGGAGAGAGAAGCTGAACCACCGATTCTACGCCTTGAGAGCGGTGGTTCCGAACGTATCAAGGATGGATAAAGCATCATTGTTATCCGATGCTGTGTGTTATATAAACGAATTGAAAGCCAAGATCGATGAATTGGAATCACATGTTACACAAAAGGAAGCGAAAAGGGTGAAAGTGGAAGTCGCCGATAACACAGACAATCAAAGCACAACCACGACGAATTCCGTCGATCAAGCTAGACCTAACAACTCCGGCGGAGGAGCCGGCGGTGGcggaggcggaggaggaattTCACTTGAAGTAGAGGTAAAGATATTAGGGAATGATTCAATGATTAGGATTCAATCTGAGAATGTGAATTATCCATCAGCGAGATTAATGGCAGCACTGCGTGATCTTGAATTTCAAGTGCACCATGCTAGTGTTTCTACTGTTAACGACCTGATGCTTCAAGACGTCGTCGTTAAAGTCCCCGACGGATTACTGACGGAAGAAGCGTTAAAATCTGCTCTTCTTAGAAGACTGCAATAG